One genomic window of Anaerolineales bacterium includes the following:
- a CDS encoding protein kinase encodes MDNSSETPIVPPGKSKSIGRYPIHGVIGRGGMAIVYHAREPKFDRDVAIKILPPILLMDPVFKQRFLRETKILSSLEHSAIVPVYDFGEEQGQPYLVMRYLAGGSLLSRIGAPFSLPEATRIIGRVGLALDAAHSRDIIHRDVKPGNILFDEFHEVYLSDFGIARISQAGNPLTGSQLIGTPTYMSPEQIEGGAAIGPRSDIYSLGIVLFEALCGQPPFAADSPAQVLMMHLHEPVPSLAAIRPDLSPAVGEILQRALAKDPASRFDKASDLGEALKAAAVHTASMAAGVSTKKNIVHPGERMKPNPFTFGNPIREPERFYGRKAELRQIVNRLLSSAHESTSIVGERRIGKTSLLTHLSNPQVAAGLGLTPDKFCVVYVDFQGLTDITPQRFWQRILEKISRTVADESMKPALQALSKQAAFDLFDLEDLFESAQNRNLTTVLLMDEFEYVTQNSNFTADFFGGLRALAIHHGLALIPATRRELVDLCHSNEIKGSPFFNIFSNVVLYPFPRSDVELLFDGYSKQSDCALAAAERDFLWNLAGGYPFLIQMAGYFLVEGKTQGLSGEGLIQFVSRNFDQQADSHYSYLWSHCSESEKITLLTVLILGLQKPSQKTIPTREVISGFRPRALHDLDALGKRGMVEERDGRYVLFSASLARWIQQEVIAEPGDEEDQQKADEWLSAGGLENLKEIKGVLPKFKNKYWKILAELGKDFSINFAASGALELIRLLM; translated from the coding sequence ATGGATAACTCTTCCGAAACCCCGATTGTCCCTCCGGGCAAAAGCAAATCCATCGGCCGCTATCCGATCCACGGCGTCATCGGACGCGGCGGCATGGCGATCGTCTACCATGCCCGCGAGCCCAAGTTCGACCGTGACGTCGCCATAAAGATCCTTCCTCCCATCCTCCTGATGGATCCGGTTTTCAAGCAGCGCTTTCTGCGCGAAACCAAGATACTCTCCTCCCTCGAACACTCCGCTATCGTCCCGGTTTACGATTTCGGCGAGGAACAGGGGCAACCCTACCTGGTGATGCGCTACCTCGCCGGCGGCTCCCTCCTGAGCCGCATCGGTGCCCCGTTTTCACTTCCGGAAGCAACCCGCATCATCGGACGGGTCGGCCTTGCGCTCGACGCCGCTCATTCCCGCGATATCATCCACCGCGACGTCAAGCCGGGCAACATCCTCTTCGACGAGTTCCACGAGGTGTACTTATCCGATTTCGGTATCGCCCGGATCTCCCAAGCCGGGAACCCGCTCACTGGCTCCCAGCTCATCGGGACTCCCACTTACATGAGTCCGGAGCAGATCGAGGGCGGCGCCGCGATCGGCCCCCGGTCCGATATCTATTCCCTGGGAATCGTTCTCTTTGAGGCTTTATGCGGCCAGCCGCCGTTCGCTGCCGATTCGCCGGCGCAGGTCTTGATGATGCATCTCCATGAGCCGGTCCCCTCCCTGGCGGCGATCCGGCCGGACCTTTCCCCCGCCGTCGGGGAAATCCTGCAGCGGGCCCTGGCCAAGGATCCCGCATCCCGTTTTGACAAAGCCTCCGATCTCGGAGAGGCATTAAAAGCGGCCGCCGTCCACACGGCCTCCATGGCCGCCGGCGTCTCAACGAAAAAAAACATTGTCCATCCTGGAGAACGAATGAAGCCAAACCCCTTTACGTTCGGGAATCCCATCCGCGAACCGGAGCGCTTTTACGGGCGGAAGGCGGAACTCCGCCAGATTGTCAACCGTCTGCTTTCCAGCGCCCACGAAAGCACCTCCATCGTCGGCGAGCGCCGGATCGGGAAGACCTCGCTGCTGACTCACCTTTCCAATCCCCAAGTGGCCGCCGGCCTTGGGTTAACCCCGGACAAATTTTGCGTTGTCTACGTGGATTTCCAGGGTCTGACCGATATTACCCCCCAGCGCTTCTGGCAGCGCATCCTGGAAAAAATCTCGCGAACCGTCGCGGATGAAAGCATGAAGCCGGCCCTGCAGGCACTCAGCAAACAAGCCGCGTTCGACTTATTCGACCTGGAAGACCTCTTCGAATCGGCTCAAAACCGCAACCTGACCACCGTTCTGCTGATGGACGAATTTGAGTACGTCACCCAAAACAGCAACTTCACCGCCGATTTCTTCGGCGGGTTGCGGGCGCTGGCCATCCATCACGGCTTGGCGCTGATCCCGGCCACGCGGCGGGAGCTGGTCGATCTGTGCCACTCCAACGAGATCAAAGGCTCCCCGTTTTTCAACATCTTCTCCAACGTCGTCCTGTATCCCTTCCCGCGTTCCGATGTGGAATTGCTTTTCGACGGCTATTCGAAGCAGAGTGATTGTGCGCTTGCAGCCGCCGAACGCGATTTCCTATGGAATCTTGCAGGCGGTTATCCATTTCTCATTCAGATGGCCGGCTATTTCCTGGTGGAAGGAAAAACACAAGGCCTCTCCGGGGAAGGGTTGATTCAATTTGTCTCCCGGAACTTCGACCAACAGGCCGATTCGCATTATTCCTACCTGTGGTCACATTGTTCGGAAAGTGAAAAAATCACCCTTCTGACGGTATTAATCCTGGGATTGCAAAAGCCCTCCCAGAAGACGATTCCCACTCGGGAAGTGATTTCCGGATTCCGGCCGCGAGCGCTCCACGACCTGGATGCGCTCGGCAAGCGCGGCATGGTGGAGGAACGCGATGGGCGGTATGTCCTTTTCTCTGCATCGTTGGCGCGATGGATCCAGCAGGAGGTTATTGCCGAGCCGGGCGATGAAGAAGATCAACAAAAAGCGGATGAATGGCTTTCTGCAGGTGGTTTGGAAAATTTAAAGGAGATCAAAGGAGTCCTGCCGAAGTTCAAGAATAAATATTGGAAAATCCTCGCCGAATTGGGCAAAGACTTCTCGATCAACTTCGCCGCCTCCGGCGCCCTGGAATTAATCAGGCTTCTGATGTAG
- a CDS encoding HAMP domain-containing histidine kinase translates to MNRLFPVRFFGAARSWQAMLEVVACSLAYILIVVLLTPYLSGETLAVALLLLNPLCAIWCALRIRFIGGRRMIKALREIALPVLVQLAVILGVVLPVSFAGGAALDIWRRIQEGAPITSFYFSLLFVGPSYFILRLGVWFLRLWSRYQRRYMVLSLTNAILSTALIGGAIFMFFIAILGVFTNSSSANLGNESGLGIWIFANLQLLVSLFMGSFVSVFCLIAGLLPFAAVFSFWVARRTTKRLTELAGAADLMRQGRLDARVTVSGEDEVARLQAGFNSMASDLERTLRDLKTERDRVSGLLKSRKELIVDISHDLRTPVATLRAMLESEQKSGSPSAASAQTLATMDREIIRLQGLIDELFAVSQAEVDRLTIDPQPIQIGEVVRQRVEAAAPLAWQTGRVSVGADILPDLPPAVADRARLEQVLSNLLQNAIRHTPPGGLVVAGVSPEPDFLRIEVKDTGGGIEPEELPHIWDRYYRGRHEAEDNGAGIGLALVKEYTEAMGGTVAVKSEPGRGSVFTLFLPRA, encoded by the coding sequence ATGAACCGCCTCTTCCCCGTCCGGTTTTTTGGAGCGGCGCGCTCCTGGCAGGCTATGCTGGAGGTTGTCGCCTGCAGCTTGGCGTATATTCTCATCGTGGTTCTCCTGACGCCTTATCTTTCCGGCGAGACCCTGGCGGTGGCCCTGCTCTTATTAAACCCATTGTGTGCGATATGGTGCGCCTTGCGGATCCGGTTTATCGGGGGGAGAAGAATGATTAAGGCTCTGCGTGAAATTGCGCTTCCTGTCCTCGTCCAGTTGGCCGTTATCCTGGGCGTCGTTTTACCGGTATCTTTCGCGGGAGGCGCCGCCCTGGACATTTGGCGACGCATTCAAGAAGGCGCCCCGATCACGTCCTTCTATTTTTCACTGCTTTTTGTCGGACCGAGTTATTTCATTCTCCGGCTGGGCGTGTGGTTTCTCCGTTTGTGGAGCCGATATCAACGCCGGTATATGGTTCTTTCGCTGACCAACGCCATTCTCAGTACGGCCCTGATCGGGGGGGCGATTTTTATGTTCTTCATCGCAATCCTTGGGGTTTTTACCAACTCTTCCAGCGCGAATCTGGGAAACGAATCGGGGTTGGGAATTTGGATATTCGCCAATTTGCAGCTGCTCGTATCGTTGTTCATGGGTTCCTTTGTTTCGGTTTTCTGCCTGATCGCCGGATTGCTCCCGTTCGCGGCGGTGTTTTCCTTCTGGGTCGCGCGCCGTACGACCAAGCGGCTGACCGAGTTAGCCGGCGCCGCGGATTTAATGCGGCAGGGGCGTCTCGACGCGCGCGTGACGGTTTCGGGCGAAGATGAGGTGGCCCGCTTGCAGGCCGGTTTCAATTCGATGGCATCGGATTTGGAACGGACACTCAGGGATTTGAAAACCGAACGCGACCGCGTGAGTGGCTTGCTGAAATCGCGCAAGGAACTGATCGTCGATATCTCCCACGACCTGCGCACTCCGGTGGCGACCCTGCGCGCAATGCTGGAATCGGAACAGAAATCCGGATCGCCGTCCGCCGCCTCGGCGCAGACTCTGGCGACCATGGACCGTGAAATCATACGTCTTCAGGGCCTGATCGATGAATTGTTTGCGGTCTCCCAGGCGGAAGTTGACAGGTTGACGATCGATCCGCAACCGATACAGATCGGCGAAGTGGTCCGGCAGCGCGTGGAAGCGGCTGCCCCCCTCGCTTGGCAGACCGGCCGCGTATCGGTCGGCGCGGATATCCTCCCGGATCTTCCCCCGGCCGTAGCGGACCGCGCACGGCTCGAGCAGGTTCTTTCCAACCTGTTGCAGAATGCCATCCGGCACACGCCGCCCGGCGGACTGGTGGTCGCCGGTGTGTCCCCGGAACCCGATTTCCTGCGCATTGAAGTCAAGGATACGGGCGGGGGGATAGAACCGGAAGAGCTTCCGCACATTTGGGACCGGTATTACCGGGGCAGGCACGAGGCCGAAGATAACGGCGCCGGAATCGGTCTGGCACTCGTTAAAGAATACACAGAAGCGATGGGCGGTACCGTCGCGGTTAAAAGCGAACCGGGCAGGGGCAGCGTCTTCACGCTGTTCCTGCCGCGAGCGTAA
- a CDS encoding tetratricopeptide repeat protein, with amino-acid sequence MDEIVNPYIAGAPVTEARMFFGREDVFDWIRNNLSGRYADHILVLHGQRRVGKTSVLKQLGNRLPERFIPVFFDFQGRTHTTLDRFLWWLAREIVRGLKQAHNLDVPLPEKGLFTADLEYFEHQFIPGLKPILGDHSLLLTFDEFDNLEESEVREALARPLIDYLRRLLEQQGLNFIFSIGSSGRKLENMQAAYTDFFKTALYKKISFLSEDESRNLITLPVEGLINYQRPSAHSIYQIASGHPYFTQLICHELFARCQRTGQREIGKSDVEAVLDDVVERGTVNLKFLWDEAADLEKWSLAALAQLGPADSRGLADFLRKQRVRFSDSNLTSALLHLREKDVLTPDNHFVIHLLKLWLCKNRPLEQVREELTEINPIANRYIEIGMEFKDSGVYEKAIESFQEALAVAPENAQALVNIALVYMEQKSYEKAVVEFEKALAIDDEDVAARSGLCEAHLAIGNAAADRGRIREGTQSFQRVLSINAEHTEARQRLAEIQRQQAEKALKEGRDEQALSAFAEALKYTPEDPILIERVQSVQSEKKAKVLASLVAKSEKEISAKNLDSAAATLEEALRLAPEDAALQKRLAEVRQLLQTARLEILRARSKQMEAEKNWEAAIASLKEYLALMPDDESVQKRLAANQIQQREAQRNSLQSKAQSLSKAEKFSDALTAWNELLLLAPDDAEMIRGEMGKVESAQSLAQTYSEAQRAMAKKNYAKAIGLMKSIVINNPDYKDASQILAQAVELRQKTRKFWQSRWLWGGVGAMAILVLGGLALQRMVPSSTSPTAVSTQPTSLSNLLGASPTRTVTAMPLPTLPPTPIPFQWIRLNAGQFLTRSKVTAIKFDPEDPGIIYAGTADAGVYKTIDGGASWFPAHAGLESAAISTLAIDPNNPQILYASVLPGGIYKTTDGGANWKSVNSANIGWGFTWFSGVTISPTNSNNLYYLNSNVYQSFDGGDSWRPSTFCDGGKYCPPNAGWIVESPVDPQTLFVSNFGLGASDGGVFRSTDGGDTWSLASPKIEDLGWGENLQISRDGNTIIAYARDGVHVSSDGGSTWTHPLTGVFTACAISPQDGRMIVCGKETNDLFKSIDAGKHWQKLPWTNGTIIQIAIKPGASDTILVGGEVVYESVDGGSSWTDKSDGLGGFRTELLLNQNSGDTNSFYLQGQRTEWPGVPLFYSPDKGKNWSPLTQKGYGLAFSADGQTLFRSDFNGLLRSQDGGKNWASLPGVPDPISPGIVAAHPSIDGKVYLPYFNRILISLDKGNTWKESGGFPTDELRQGETISLFFGSDTDVYVYGNEGDYPPYRSSDSGETWSNCNPPGDLDAFTETISMMAVNPQDRKRIWAATRGGGVMASPDGCLSWTRMNTGLRNLFAHAIAIDPNNPQTMYAGTNGGVYISFDAGQHWDPINDGLLGATVVYSIVIDTQSNVYASTPYGIFKLEGT; translated from the coding sequence ATGGACGAAATTGTAAACCCATATATTGCCGGCGCACCCGTTACCGAAGCCAGGATGTTCTTCGGCCGGGAGGATGTCTTTGATTGGATCCGGAATAACCTTTCCGGACGGTATGCCGACCACATCTTGGTTCTCCACGGTCAAAGGCGGGTGGGGAAGACATCCGTCCTCAAGCAACTGGGAAACCGCCTGCCGGAGCGTTTTATCCCGGTTTTCTTCGACTTTCAAGGCCGTACGCACACGACCCTGGACCGTTTTTTATGGTGGCTCGCGCGTGAAATTGTCCGGGGGCTCAAGCAAGCCCATAACTTGGACGTTCCGTTGCCGGAAAAAGGCCTCTTTACTGCCGATTTGGAATATTTCGAACATCAATTTATCCCCGGCTTAAAGCCCATTCTTGGCGACCATTCGCTGCTGCTGACATTTGACGAATTTGACAATTTGGAAGAATCGGAGGTCCGGGAAGCGCTGGCCCGCCCGCTGATCGATTATCTGCGCCGGCTGCTGGAACAACAGGGGCTTAATTTCATATTCTCCATCGGTTCCTCGGGACGGAAACTGGAAAACATGCAGGCCGCGTATACCGATTTTTTTAAAACGGCCCTGTACAAAAAGATCAGCTTTCTTTCCGAGGATGAATCGCGCAACCTGATCACACTGCCGGTGGAAGGCCTGATTAATTACCAGCGTCCGTCCGCCCATTCCATTTATCAGATCGCTTCCGGTCATCCATACTTCACCCAGCTGATCTGTCATGAATTATTCGCGCGCTGCCAGCGGACGGGCCAACGGGAAATCGGCAAATCGGATGTCGAAGCCGTTCTGGACGATGTGGTGGAACGCGGAACGGTCAATTTAAAATTCCTCTGGGACGAGGCCGCGGATCTGGAAAAATGGTCCCTGGCGGCCCTCGCACAGCTCGGTCCGGCGGACAGCCGCGGCCTTGCCGACTTTCTGCGCAAGCAGCGCGTCCGTTTCAGCGACTCCAATTTGACATCCGCCTTGCTCCACTTGCGCGAGAAAGATGTGCTCACTCCGGACAATCACTTTGTCATCCACCTGCTCAAACTGTGGTTGTGCAAAAACCGCCCCCTGGAGCAAGTGCGCGAGGAACTGACCGAGATAAATCCCATCGCCAACCGCTATATCGAGATTGGGATGGAGTTCAAAGACAGCGGCGTTTACGAAAAGGCCATTGAAAGTTTCCAGGAAGCGCTCGCGGTCGCCCCGGAAAATGCCCAGGCCCTGGTCAACATCGCCCTGGTGTATATGGAGCAGAAATCCTATGAGAAGGCGGTGGTCGAGTTTGAGAAGGCATTGGCGATTGACGACGAAGACGTTGCGGCCCGGTCCGGGTTGTGTGAAGCGCATCTGGCGATCGGCAACGCCGCCGCGGACCGGGGCCGGATCCGCGAAGGAACCCAATCCTTTCAACGCGTATTGTCCATCAACGCGGAGCATACCGAGGCGCGCCAACGCTTGGCCGAAATCCAGCGCCAACAAGCCGAAAAAGCGCTCAAGGAAGGGCGGGATGAGCAAGCCTTGTCCGCATTTGCCGAAGCGTTGAAATACACCCCCGAAGATCCGATCCTCATCGAACGGGTTCAGTCCGTCCAGTCGGAGAAAAAAGCAAAGGTTTTGGCAAGTCTCGTCGCAAAATCCGAGAAGGAGATATCTGCGAAAAACCTGGATTCCGCGGCGGCCACGTTGGAAGAAGCGCTTCGATTGGCTCCCGAGGACGCCGCGCTTCAAAAGCGGTTGGCGGAAGTCCGTCAATTATTGCAAACCGCCCGCTTGGAAATCCTCCGGGCGCGGTCGAAACAAATGGAGGCGGAAAAAAACTGGGAAGCGGCCATCGCATCCCTGAAGGAATATCTGGCCTTAATGCCGGATGACGAGAGCGTCCAAAAAAGGCTGGCCGCAAATCAGATCCAGCAGCGCGAAGCGCAGCGAAATTCCCTGCAATCAAAAGCGCAAAGTTTATCGAAGGCCGAAAAATTCAGCGACGCCTTGACCGCATGGAACGAGCTTTTATTGCTTGCGCCCGATGACGCGGAAATGATTCGCGGGGAGATGGGTAAAGTGGAAAGCGCCCAATCCCTGGCGCAGACGTATTCCGAAGCCCAGCGGGCAATGGCGAAAAAGAATTACGCCAAAGCCATCGGCCTGATGAAAAGCATCGTCATTAATAACCCGGACTACAAAGACGCTTCGCAAATATTGGCCCAGGCGGTTGAGCTGCGCCAGAAAACACGCAAATTCTGGCAGTCGCGGTGGCTTTGGGGAGGCGTGGGAGCAATGGCAATCCTGGTGCTGGGTGGGTTGGCTTTGCAAAGGATGGTGCCGTCGTCGACAAGCCCGACCGCCGTCTCTACACAACCGACGTCCCTCTCCAACCTGTTGGGCGCATCGCCGACCCGCACCGTAACCGCAATGCCCTTGCCCACTCTTCCACCGACGCCGATCCCGTTTCAATGGATCCGGCTGAATGCGGGACAGTTTTTAACCCGCAGCAAAGTCACGGCGATAAAATTTGATCCGGAGGATCCGGGGATCATCTATGCCGGGACGGCGGATGCCGGTGTGTATAAAACGATCGATGGAGGGGCTTCGTGGTTTCCCGCGCACGCCGGCCTGGAAAGCGCCGCGATCTCAACCCTGGCCATCGACCCGAATAATCCGCAGATCCTTTATGCCAGCGTGTTGCCCGGCGGGATCTATAAAACCACGGATGGGGGTGCGAACTGGAAATCCGTGAATTCCGCGAATATCGGGTGGGGTTTCACTTGGTTCAGCGGAGTCACCATCTCCCCCACGAATTCCAACAACCTCTATTATCTCAACAGCAACGTTTATCAATCCTTCGACGGAGGAGATTCCTGGCGCCCGTCGACCTTCTGTGACGGCGGGAAATATTGCCCTCCCAACGCGGGTTGGATTGTCGAGTCGCCGGTTGATCCGCAGACCTTGTTCGTCTCGAATTTCGGGTTGGGAGCATCGGATGGCGGCGTTTTCCGATCCACGGACGGCGGAGACACTTGGTCATTGGCCTCTCCGAAAATCGAAGATCTGGGCTGGGGAGAAAATCTCCAGATCAGCCGGGATGGCAACACCATTATTGCCTATGCCCGCGACGGGGTTCATGTTTCCTCCGACGGCGGCTCAACTTGGACCCACCCGCTCACCGGTGTGTTTACGGCCTGTGCCATTTCCCCTCAGGATGGTCGAATGATCGTTTGTGGTAAAGAAACCAACGATCTTTTCAAAAGCATTGATGCGGGAAAACACTGGCAAAAGCTCCCCTGGACGAATGGAACGATCATTCAGATCGCCATTAAACCCGGTGCTTCCGACACAATACTTGTGGGAGGAGAGGTAGTATACGAATCAGTGGATGGGGGGAGTTCCTGGACGGATAAAAGCGACGGCTTGGGAGGATTTCGAACCGAATTATTACTAAATCAAAATTCCGGCGATACCAATAGCTTCTATCTGCAAGGACAGCGAACGGAATGGCCAGGTGTTCCTCTCTTTTATTCCCCGGACAAAGGAAAGAATTGGAGTCCATTAACCCAGAAGGGTTATGGATTGGCCTTCAGCGCGGATGGCCAGACGTTATTCCGGTCCGACTTCAACGGTTTACTACGCTCTCAAGACGGCGGGAAGAATTGGGCATCTTTACCGGGTGTCCCCGATCCGATTTCGCCAGGAATTGTCGCCGCCCACCCCTCCATCGACGGGAAGGTGTACCTGCCATATTTCAATCGCATTTTAATCTCCTTGGATAAGGGAAACACCTGGAAGGAGAGTGGCGGTTTTCCAACCGATGAGCTCCGGCAGGGTGAAACCATCTCACTCTTTTTCGGTTCCGATACCGACGTATATGTTTATGGAAATGAAGGAGATTATCCGCCTTATCGGTCCAGCGATTCCGGGGAGACATGGTCAAACTGCAATCCACCCGGCGATCTCGACGCGTTCACGGAAACAATCTCCATGATGGCCGTCAATCCTCAAGATCGTAAACGGATTTGGGCGGCAACGCGGGGCGGCGGCGTGATGGCGAGCCCGGACGGCTGCCTCTCCTGGACAAGGATGAATACCGGCCTCCGCAACTTGTTCGCCCATGCCATTGCCATCGATCCGAACAACCCTCAGACCATGTATGCGGGGACGAACGGCGGAGTGTATATCTCTTTCGACGCAGGCCAACACTGGGATCCGATCAACGATGGATTGCTGGGGGCGACGGTCGTCTACTCCATCGTGATCGACACGCAATCCAACGTCTACGCGTCCACCCCTTATGGAATATTCAAACTGGAAGGAACATAA
- the rsmI gene encoding 16S rRNA (cytidine(1402)-2'-O)-methyltransferase, whose translation MGTLFLVATPIGNLEDVSARALRVLREAGCIAAEDTRQTAKLLAHYGIRTPRISYHEHNKLARMEEILARLAEGDVALVSDAGTPGLNDPGYELVLAALDAGYKVTPIPGPCAPVAALTASGLPTDSFIYLGYLPRKSAQRRALLAGFAGERRTLVALEAPHRLVESLEDILAALGSRRLAVARELTKVHEEFVRGTAPDVLAHFRAHPLLGEITLVIGGAEEAQKWTEADVRTALQRAAKRGRPAGELAEEIANQSGWNKRDVYRLIHS comes from the coding sequence ATGGGAACGCTGTTTCTGGTTGCCACGCCGATCGGCAATCTGGAGGACGTCTCCGCCCGCGCGTTGCGCGTCCTGCGCGAGGCGGGCTGCATCGCCGCCGAGGATACGCGCCAAACGGCGAAACTGCTCGCCCATTACGGCATCCGCACGCCGAGGATCTCCTACCACGAGCACAACAAACTGGCGCGGATGGAGGAGATCCTCGCCCGGCTGGCGGAAGGCGACGTGGCGCTGGTCAGCGACGCCGGGACGCCCGGGCTGAACGATCCGGGCTACGAGCTGGTGCTCGCCGCCCTGGATGCCGGGTATAAAGTAACTCCCATTCCCGGGCCGTGCGCCCCGGTCGCCGCGCTGACCGCCTCGGGCCTGCCGACCGACTCCTTCATCTACTTGGGCTACCTGCCCCGGAAATCCGCCCAACGCCGGGCTCTGCTTGCCGGGTTCGCCGGGGAGCGCCGGACTCTGGTCGCCCTCGAGGCGCCGCACCGGTTGGTGGAATCGCTGGAGGATATCCTCGCCGCCCTCGGCTCGCGCCGCCTGGCCGTCGCCCGCGAGTTGACCAAGGTGCACGAGGAATTCGTGCGCGGCACGGCGCCGGATGTGCTGGCGCACTTCCGCGCCCATCCGCTCCTCGGAGAGATCACGCTGGTGATCGGCGGCGCGGAGGAGGCGCAAAAATGGACGGAAGCGGACGTCCGCACGGCGTTGCAGCGCGCAGCAAAGCGCGGCCGGCCGGCCGGAGAACTGGCGGAAGAGATCGCCAACCAAAGCGGCTGGAACAAGCGGGATGTGTATAGGTTGATTCACTCCTAA
- a CDS encoding response regulator transcription factor produces the protein MADILLVEDAIELADRVARELSAEGYRVLRAADGVAALQLFGASKPDLVILDWMLPGLDGLEVLRRIRQDPDCAVPVLMLTARSEETDRVVGLELGADDYLTKPFGMRELIARVRALLRRVQRIQSLIHADRIDDETEIQYGPFHLIPAGFHADCGGETLALTRTEFKLLHLMLRNPGRVFSREYLIDSVWGEQHVPGDRSVDNTVSRLRKKIGGPADAIESVWGVGYRLRPLE, from the coding sequence ATGGCGGATATTTTGCTGGTGGAAGATGCGATCGAGTTGGCCGATAGGGTGGCGCGGGAGCTATCGGCGGAGGGCTACCGGGTTCTCCGCGCGGCCGACGGTGTGGCGGCATTGCAGCTATTCGGTGCCTCGAAGCCGGACCTGGTCATCTTGGATTGGATGCTGCCCGGCCTCGACGGATTGGAAGTGCTGCGGCGGATCCGGCAGGATCCGGATTGCGCCGTGCCGGTGCTGATGCTGACGGCGCGCAGCGAGGAGACCGACCGCGTGGTCGGGTTGGAGCTCGGCGCCGACGACTACCTCACCAAGCCTTTCGGAATGCGCGAGCTGATTGCACGGGTGCGAGCGCTGTTGCGGCGCGTCCAACGGATCCAGTCCCTGATCCACGCCGACCGGATCGACGACGAGACCGAAATCCAATACGGCCCCTTCCATCTGATTCCGGCCGGGTTCCATGCGGACTGCGGCGGCGAAACCCTCGCCCTGACCCGCACGGAATTCAAATTGCTGCACCTCATGCTGCGCAATCCCGGACGGGTGTTCAGCCGCGAGTATCTGATCGATTCGGTGTGGGGCGAACAACATGTGCCGGGCGACCGCTCCGTGGATAATACCGTTTCCCGCCTGCGGAAGAAAATCGGCGGCCCGGCCGATGCGATCGAATCGGTTTGGGGCGTCGGATACCGGTTGAGACCGCTGGAATGA
- a CDS encoding bifunctional phosphoglucose/phosphomannose isomerase — protein MILDDLQTMKKIDAQDMLGAIDRLPDQLEEAWQAGQSFPLPDSYKKVRRVLITGMGGSAIGGSLLSAYVAPLSGASVTVWRDYSLPAWAKGPETLVIASSYSGNTEETLSAYQSARENKCALLAMTTGGKLAAEAEKDGVPLWKFSYRGQPRSAVGYTFALPCAAAVRLGLIPDPAADVAAAAAAMRNQQKSIAAGMPSAENPAKQLAAKWPGKSVIVFGADYLAPVARRWKGQVSEVAKAWSQFEELPELDHNTVAGTVQPGEVIERSFAVFLRSTCNHPRNVRRIEITRGLFARQGWQTEVIEGSGGGPLSQMYTCLHFGDYAALYLAFLYNTDPSPVAVIEDLKKMLLTPP, from the coding sequence ATGATCCTAGACGACTTGCAGACCATGAAGAAAATCGACGCGCAAGACATGCTCGGCGCGATCGACCGCCTGCCGGACCAGCTCGAGGAAGCCTGGCAGGCCGGGCAATCCTTCCCGCTCCCGGATTCTTACAAGAAGGTCCGGCGGGTTCTGATCACCGGCATGGGCGGCTCGGCCATCGGCGGCTCTCTGCTCTCCGCCTACGTTGCGCCGCTTTCCGGAGCGTCGGTCACGGTCTGGCGCGATTATTCCCTTCCGGCCTGGGCCAAGGGCCCGGAGACGCTGGTGATCGCTTCCTCCTATTCCGGAAACACCGAGGAGACCCTCTCAGCCTATCAATCCGCGCGGGAGAACAAATGCGCGTTGCTGGCTATGACTACCGGCGGCAAGCTGGCGGCGGAGGCGGAAAAGGACGGAGTTCCGCTGTGGAAATTCTCCTACCGCGGCCAACCGCGCAGCGCGGTCGGATACACCTTCGCACTGCCCTGCGCGGCGGCCGTCCGGCTCGGGCTGATCCCGGATCCGGCGGCGGATGTTGCCGCCGCCGCGGCGGCGATGCGGAACCAGCAGAAAAGCATCGCCGCGGGGATGCCCAGCGCAGAAAATCCCGCAAAGCAGCTGGCCGCCAAATGGCCCGGCAAGTCGGTGATCGTTTTCGGCGCGGACTATCTGGCGCCGGTCGCCCGCCGTTGGAAAGGGCAGGTTTCCGAGGTGGCCAAAGCCTGGAGTCAGTTCGAAGAACTGCCCGAGCTCGATCACAACACCGTCGCGGGCACGGTCCAGCCGGGGGAAGTGATCGAGCGGTCGTTCGCGGTGTTCCTGCGGTCGACCTGCAACCACCCGCGCAACGTCCGGCGGATCGAAATCACCCGCGGCCTGTTCGCCCGCCAGGGATGGCAGACCGAGGTGATCGAGGGTTCCGGCGGCGGGCCGCTCTCGCAAATGTACACCTGCCTGCACTTCGGCGATTACGCCGCCCTCTATCTGGCTTTCCTCTACAACACCGATCCGAGTCCCGTGGCGGTGATCGAGGACCTGAAGAAGATGCTGTTGACCCCGCCCTAA